From a single Tachypleus tridentatus isolate NWPU-2018 chromosome 6, ASM421037v1, whole genome shotgun sequence genomic region:
- the LOC143253895 gene encoding palmitoyltransferase ZDHHC16 isoform X3 translates to MARIYWTVSSCGKRLLETVKEKCYLIKYTIYSLFYNSFLDIYYIGDICMEPLIWFVDHFTKSLGPIFVAGVVFLTLSVVAIAYVIGLPYWISHSLSVTIVAVTIGHWLLVNIIFHYYMAFKTLPGYPPEGILISEAVSICKKCIAPKPPRTHHCSVCDHCILKMDHHCPWLNNCIGHFNHRYFFLFCVYMWFGVIFLMFFGWSVAWDHFFEEGKEEIYRNPYNFGPKRNWRLFLGLTHGRSWRHVLLPSAHLPEGDGLHWGSANYPLNEGKDNR, encoded by the exons atggccCGTATTTACTGGACAGTTAGTTCTTGTGGAAAGCGACTGTTGGAAACAGTTAAGGAGAAATGTTATCTAATAAAGTATACAATATATTCCTTGTTTTACAACAGTTTTTTAGATATCTATTATATTGGAGACATATGCATGGAACCTTTGATATGGTTTGTGGATCATTTTACAAAATCTCTTGGTCCA atatttgttGCTGGAGTCGTCTTTCTTACACTGTCTGTTGTTGCTATTGCCTACGTCATTGGTTTACCTTACTGGATCAGTCATAGCCTCAGTGTGACCATAGTAGCAGTAACAATAGGCCACTGGCTTCTTGTGAACATTATTTTCCACTACTACATGGCCTTCAAAACTTTACCGGGGTATCCACCTGAG gGAATCTTAATTAGCGAAGCAGTATCTATTTGTAAAAAGTGTATCGCACCAAAACCTCCACGCACCCATCATTGTAGTGTCTGTGACCACTGTATATTGAAAATGGATCATCACTGCc CTTGGTTGAATAATTGTATCGGTCACTTCAATCATcgctatttttttctgttttgtgtcTACATGTGGTTTGGAGTGATATTTTTGATGTTCTTTGGTTGGTCAGTTGCTTGGGATCACTTTTTTGAAGAAGGAAAAGAAGag ATTTATAGAAACCCATACAACTTTGGTCCCAAAAGAAATTGGAGATTATTTCTAGGCCTCACACATGGCAG ATCGTGGAGACACGTACTTCTGCCATCAGCCCACTTGCCAGAAGGGGATGGGCTGCACTGGGGATCTGCAAATTATCCTTTGAATGAGGGAAAAGACAACAGATGA
- the LOC143253895 gene encoding palmitoyltransferase ZDHHC16 isoform X2 — protein sequence MARIYWTVSSCGKRLLETVKEKCYLIKYTIYSLFYNSFLDIYYIGDICMEPLIWFVDHFTKSLGPIFVAGVVFLTLSVVAIAYVIGLPYWISHSLSVTIVAVTIGHWLLVNIIFHYYMAFKTLPGYPPEGILISEAVSICKKCIAPKPPRTHHCSVCDHCILKMDHHCPWLNNCIGHFNHRYFFLFCVYMWFGVIFLMFFGWSVAWDHFFEEGKEEINNVTNSMNSSSGENENNTQNSLLLSLYHFCIIYACLLCVGVFFTLGALIMWHARLITHGESSIEAHINKKETARLKAVGQIVETRTSAISPLARRGWAALGICKLSFE from the exons atggccCGTATTTACTGGACAGTTAGTTCTTGTGGAAAGCGACTGTTGGAAACAGTTAAGGAGAAATGTTATCTAATAAAGTATACAATATATTCCTTGTTTTACAACAGTTTTTTAGATATCTATTATATTGGAGACATATGCATGGAACCTTTGATATGGTTTGTGGATCATTTTACAAAATCTCTTGGTCCA atatttgttGCTGGAGTCGTCTTTCTTACACTGTCTGTTGTTGCTATTGCCTACGTCATTGGTTTACCTTACTGGATCAGTCATAGCCTCAGTGTGACCATAGTAGCAGTAACAATAGGCCACTGGCTTCTTGTGAACATTATTTTCCACTACTACATGGCCTTCAAAACTTTACCGGGGTATCCACCTGAG gGAATCTTAATTAGCGAAGCAGTATCTATTTGTAAAAAGTGTATCGCACCAAAACCTCCACGCACCCATCATTGTAGTGTCTGTGACCACTGTATATTGAAAATGGATCATCACTGCc CTTGGTTGAATAATTGTATCGGTCACTTCAATCATcgctatttttttctgttttgtgtcTACATGTGGTTTGGAGTGATATTTTTGATGTTCTTTGGTTGGTCAGTTGCTTGGGATCACTTTTTTGAAGAAGGAAAAGAAGag ataAATAATGTTACTAACTCCATGAACAGTTCATCaggagaaaatgaaaataatacacaGAACTCTCTCTTATTATCCCTCTACCATTTCTGTATTATCTATGCATGTTTATTATGTGTTGGTGTTTTCTTTACACTGGGTGCACTGATTATGTGGCATGCACGTCTTATCACTCATGGAGAGAGCAGCATCGAAGCTCATATCAACAAGAAAGAAACAGCCAGATTGAAAGCAGTAGGACAA ATCGTGGAGACACGTACTTCTGCCATCAGCCCACTTGCCAGAAGGGGATGGGCTGCACTGGGGATCTGCAAATTATCCTTTGAATGA
- the LOC143253895 gene encoding palmitoyltransferase ZDHHC16 isoform X1, which produces MARIYWTVSSCGKRLLETVKEKCYLIKYTIYSLFYNSFLDIYYIGDICMEPLIWFVDHFTKSLGPIFVAGVVFLTLSVVAIAYVIGLPYWISHSLSVTIVAVTIGHWLLVNIIFHYYMAFKTLPGYPPEGILISEAVSICKKCIAPKPPRTHHCSVCDHCILKMDHHCPWLNNCIGHFNHRYFFLFCVYMWFGVIFLMFFGWSVAWDHFFEEGKEEINNVTNSMNSSSGENENNTQNSLLLSLYHFCIIYACLLCVGVFFTLGALIMWHARLITHGESSIEAHINKKETARLKAVGQIYRNPYNFGPKRNWRLFLGLTHGRSWRHVLLPSAHLPEGDGLHWGSANYPLNEGKDNR; this is translated from the exons atggccCGTATTTACTGGACAGTTAGTTCTTGTGGAAAGCGACTGTTGGAAACAGTTAAGGAGAAATGTTATCTAATAAAGTATACAATATATTCCTTGTTTTACAACAGTTTTTTAGATATCTATTATATTGGAGACATATGCATGGAACCTTTGATATGGTTTGTGGATCATTTTACAAAATCTCTTGGTCCA atatttgttGCTGGAGTCGTCTTTCTTACACTGTCTGTTGTTGCTATTGCCTACGTCATTGGTTTACCTTACTGGATCAGTCATAGCCTCAGTGTGACCATAGTAGCAGTAACAATAGGCCACTGGCTTCTTGTGAACATTATTTTCCACTACTACATGGCCTTCAAAACTTTACCGGGGTATCCACCTGAG gGAATCTTAATTAGCGAAGCAGTATCTATTTGTAAAAAGTGTATCGCACCAAAACCTCCACGCACCCATCATTGTAGTGTCTGTGACCACTGTATATTGAAAATGGATCATCACTGCc CTTGGTTGAATAATTGTATCGGTCACTTCAATCATcgctatttttttctgttttgtgtcTACATGTGGTTTGGAGTGATATTTTTGATGTTCTTTGGTTGGTCAGTTGCTTGGGATCACTTTTTTGAAGAAGGAAAAGAAGag ataAATAATGTTACTAACTCCATGAACAGTTCATCaggagaaaatgaaaataatacacaGAACTCTCTCTTATTATCCCTCTACCATTTCTGTATTATCTATGCATGTTTATTATGTGTTGGTGTTTTCTTTACACTGGGTGCACTGATTATGTGGCATGCACGTCTTATCACTCATGGAGAGAGCAGCATCGAAGCTCATATCAACAAGAAAGAAACAGCCAGATTGAAAGCAGTAGGACAA ATTTATAGAAACCCATACAACTTTGGTCCCAAAAGAAATTGGAGATTATTTCTAGGCCTCACACATGGCAG ATCGTGGAGACACGTACTTCTGCCATCAGCCCACTTGCCAGAAGGGGATGGGCTGCACTGGGGATCTGCAAATTATCCTTTGAATGAGGGAAAAGACAACAGATGA
- the LOC143253896 gene encoding cytosol aminopeptidase-like isoform X2 has protein sequence MICTRILTSRGWKRLGYLTFQRLTSARNESFQTYSTKSNDQEREPPKRGLVLGVYEKQEGEGIIFTSSADKFNKVTNGKLQEHLNLSGSSLKKGKNRIFYGLDQEYPCVSVVSLGPKNAGFNELEEIEEQSENIRIGVSAAAEGASLCLFTYDELKKESSRKPKVGLHLFDSEEVSTTYWKRGLTGAEGQNIARTLMETPANLMTPTRFAERAEAILSDKGVSVIKRDKAWAESKKMGAFLSVAKGSEEPPIFLELSYHGINKGARPFVIVGKGITFDSGGISLKPAAGMEAMRGDMGGAACTVGTIFTLAALKAPVNVIGLIPLCENMPSGRASKPGDVVTAMNGKTIQVDNTDAEGRLILADALCYACSFNPSSVLDMATLTGAMMIALGSGATGVFTNSFKMWQLINKAGMKTGDRVWRMPLFQHYTKQVTESHLADLNNIGKHKGQAGSCTAAAFLKEFVPVDSWLHLDIAGVMENKDEVPYLSKGMSGRPTRTVVEFVQNVFKENI, from the exons ATGATTTGTACAAGGATTTTAACATCAAGGGGCTGGAAAAGACTTGGATACTTGACATTTCAAAGATTAACAAGTGCAAGAAATGAATCTTTTCAGACTTACAGCACCAAATCAAACGATCAAGAAAGAGAACCTCCG AAACGTGGTTTAGTCCTTGGAGTTTATGAAAAACAAGAAGGTGAAGGCATTATATTTACATCCTCAGCTGATAAATTTAACAAAGTGACCAATGGGAAGTTACAAGAACATTtaaattt GTCAGGTTCATCtcttaaaaaaggaaaaaacagaatattttatggaTTGGATCAG GAATATCCATGTGTTTCTGTCGTCAGTCTTGGTCCAAAAAATGCTGGATTTAATGAACTTGAAGAGATTGAAGAACAGAGTGAGAACATTCGAATTGGTGTTTCAG CTGCAGCTGAGGGGGCCTCTCTTTGCCTTTTTACTTACGATGAGCTGAAGAAGGAATCTTCTAGGAAACCTAAAGTTGGCCTTCATCTTTTTGATTCAGAGGAAGT ATCAACAACATATTGGAAAAGAGGACTCACTGGAGCAGAAGGTCAAAACATAGCCCGCACTTTGATGGAAACTCCTGCAAACTTAATGACTCCTACCAGATTTGCTGAGCGTGCAGAAGCGATCCTATCAGACAAAGGTGTTTCTGTGATAAAA AGGGACAAAGCTTGGGCAGAATCAAAGAAGATGGGAGCTTTTTTAAGTGTAGCAAAAGGTTCAGAAGAACCACCTATTTTCTTAGAGCTTTCCTATCATGGAATCAATAAGGGTGCAAGGCCTTTCGTCATTGTAGGAAAGGGAATTACATTTGACAG CGGAGGGATATCTCTTAAACCAGCAGCTGGAATGGAGGCTATGCGAGGAGACATGGGTGGAGCAGCTTGCACTGTTGGTACTATTTTTACTCTAGCTGCTCTGAAGGCACCTGTCAATGTTATTG gCTTAATTCCCCTCTGTGAAAATATGCCTAGTGGAAGAGCATCTAAGCCAGGTGATGTTGTAACAGCCATGAATGGAAAAACAATCCAG GTTGACAATACAGATGCAGAGGGAAGGTTAATTCTAGCTGATGCACTTTGTTATGCTTGTTCCTTTAACCCCTCATCTGTTTTAGACATGGCTACTTTAACAG GAGCCATGATGATTGCTTTAGGATCTGGTGCAACTGGTGTTTTTACCAACTCCTTTAAAATGTGGCAGctgataaataaa GCTGGGATGAAAACTGGTGATAGGGTTTGGAGAATGCCATTGTTTCAACATTATACAAAACAAGTCACAGAATCTCATTTGGCAGACTTAAACAATATTGGAAAACACAAGGGGCAAGCTGGATCTTGTACTGCAGCAGCATTTctgaag GAATTTGTTCCTGTTGACAGCTGGCTACACTTAGATATTGCTGGTGTCATGGAAAATAAGGATGAAGTTCCATACCTGTCAAAAGGCATGTCAG GAAGACCAACCAGAACAGTTGTTGAATTtgttcaaaatgttttcaaagaaaacatttaa
- the LOC143253896 gene encoding cytosol aminopeptidase-like isoform X1 produces the protein MICTRILTSRGWKRLGYLTFQRLTSARNESFQTYSTKSNDQEREPPKRGLVLGVYEKQEGEGIIFTSSADKFNKVTNGKLQEHLNLSGSSLKKGKNRIFYGLDQEYPCVSVVSLGPKNAGFNELEEIEEQSENIRIGVSGGVKQLQELGVTEAFVDSCGNAEAAAEGASLCLFTYDELKKESSRKPKVGLHLFDSEEVSTTYWKRGLTGAEGQNIARTLMETPANLMTPTRFAERAEAILSDKGVSVIKRDKAWAESKKMGAFLSVAKGSEEPPIFLELSYHGINKGARPFVIVGKGITFDSGGISLKPAAGMEAMRGDMGGAACTVGTIFTLAALKAPVNVIGLIPLCENMPSGRASKPGDVVTAMNGKTIQVDNTDAEGRLILADALCYACSFNPSSVLDMATLTGAMMIALGSGATGVFTNSFKMWQLINKAGMKTGDRVWRMPLFQHYTKQVTESHLADLNNIGKHKGQAGSCTAAAFLKEFVPVDSWLHLDIAGVMENKDEVPYLSKGMSGRPTRTVVEFVQNVFKENI, from the exons ATGATTTGTACAAGGATTTTAACATCAAGGGGCTGGAAAAGACTTGGATACTTGACATTTCAAAGATTAACAAGTGCAAGAAATGAATCTTTTCAGACTTACAGCACCAAATCAAACGATCAAGAAAGAGAACCTCCG AAACGTGGTTTAGTCCTTGGAGTTTATGAAAAACAAGAAGGTGAAGGCATTATATTTACATCCTCAGCTGATAAATTTAACAAAGTGACCAATGGGAAGTTACAAGAACATTtaaattt GTCAGGTTCATCtcttaaaaaaggaaaaaacagaatattttatggaTTGGATCAG GAATATCCATGTGTTTCTGTCGTCAGTCTTGGTCCAAAAAATGCTGGATTTAATGAACTTGAAGAGATTGAAGAACAGAGTGAGAACATTCGAATTGGTGTTTCAG GTGGAGTAAAGCAATTACAAGAGCTTGGAGTCACAGAGGCCTTTGTTGATTCTTGTGGCAATGCAGAAG CTGCAGCTGAGGGGGCCTCTCTTTGCCTTTTTACTTACGATGAGCTGAAGAAGGAATCTTCTAGGAAACCTAAAGTTGGCCTTCATCTTTTTGATTCAGAGGAAGT ATCAACAACATATTGGAAAAGAGGACTCACTGGAGCAGAAGGTCAAAACATAGCCCGCACTTTGATGGAAACTCCTGCAAACTTAATGACTCCTACCAGATTTGCTGAGCGTGCAGAAGCGATCCTATCAGACAAAGGTGTTTCTGTGATAAAA AGGGACAAAGCTTGGGCAGAATCAAAGAAGATGGGAGCTTTTTTAAGTGTAGCAAAAGGTTCAGAAGAACCACCTATTTTCTTAGAGCTTTCCTATCATGGAATCAATAAGGGTGCAAGGCCTTTCGTCATTGTAGGAAAGGGAATTACATTTGACAG CGGAGGGATATCTCTTAAACCAGCAGCTGGAATGGAGGCTATGCGAGGAGACATGGGTGGAGCAGCTTGCACTGTTGGTACTATTTTTACTCTAGCTGCTCTGAAGGCACCTGTCAATGTTATTG gCTTAATTCCCCTCTGTGAAAATATGCCTAGTGGAAGAGCATCTAAGCCAGGTGATGTTGTAACAGCCATGAATGGAAAAACAATCCAG GTTGACAATACAGATGCAGAGGGAAGGTTAATTCTAGCTGATGCACTTTGTTATGCTTGTTCCTTTAACCCCTCATCTGTTTTAGACATGGCTACTTTAACAG GAGCCATGATGATTGCTTTAGGATCTGGTGCAACTGGTGTTTTTACCAACTCCTTTAAAATGTGGCAGctgataaataaa GCTGGGATGAAAACTGGTGATAGGGTTTGGAGAATGCCATTGTTTCAACATTATACAAAACAAGTCACAGAATCTCATTTGGCAGACTTAAACAATATTGGAAAACACAAGGGGCAAGCTGGATCTTGTACTGCAGCAGCATTTctgaag GAATTTGTTCCTGTTGACAGCTGGCTACACTTAGATATTGCTGGTGTCATGGAAAATAAGGATGAAGTTCCATACCTGTCAAAAGGCATGTCAG GAAGACCAACCAGAACAGTTGTTGAATTtgttcaaaatgttttcaaagaaaacatttaa